In Trichocoleus desertorum NBK24, the following are encoded in one genomic region:
- a CDS encoding S-layer homology domain-containing protein, which yields MNQGVLASLGKLFLAATILSMTAFAPANALSSTSVADATNSPVSSQQLSTEQSGELIISQSDDDSDDDGDDDSDSDDDSDDDDGGDDDSDDDDGEEVELSSGISRTVLQQVSQSQNLSLSSLRIVRAERVEWSNGCLGLGGPGVACTQAIVPGYRVFVEGDNKTWVFRTNATGSQVVYDEAATQQIVRRTTSSTATSGSSQTTGSTSGSTVRRTTETETRQTTTTSQSSSSQVRFTQAIATSVYQAITTRSQVQASQLRVVSVQQETWSDSCLGVPGTASTCTAGDIPGFRVVVASTDEVWVYRTNATGSVVAFDETATQTLMARMTSQSTTSQSTTSTGQQTTTSSTQVNFTDVSRSYWAYEFISRLAQQNIVEGFPDNTFRPSEAVTKAQFAAVLRKAFNQTTVREAIDFRDVSSGYWAYSAIREAYTMGFFGADSDRLFNPTARLTRLDVLVALARGLNYTSVTSTTSVDTILQGYSDAATIPADVRTLIAALAQRGIVVNYPNTNRLELSRVATRAEVCSFLYQALVSTGRAQSFSSPYVIQQTGTVEADDDNDDGDDDGDDDDQSTERRQNCNQGIGNGAEGCDPGNSSPRGGSNDEGGRTPGQPPAR from the coding sequence ATGAATCAAGGCGTTTTGGCTTCGTTGGGTAAGCTGTTTTTGGCTGCCACGATTTTGTCGATGACTGCCTTTGCTCCAGCAAATGCTCTGAGTTCTACTTCAGTAGCTGATGCAACAAATTCACCTGTTTCTAGCCAGCAACTTTCTACAGAGCAATCTGGCGAGCTGATCATCAGTCAGTCAGATGACGACAGCGACGATGATGGCGATGATGATAGCGATAGCGATGATGATAGCGACGACGATGATGGTGGGGACGACGACAGCGACGACGATGATGGTGAAGAAGTAGAACTGTCTTCAGGCATCTCCAGAACCGTTCTGCAACAAGTTTCCCAGAGTCAAAATTTATCGCTTTCCAGCCTGCGAATTGTTAGAGCAGAACGAGTAGAGTGGTCCAATGGTTGTTTGGGTCTGGGTGGCCCTGGTGTGGCTTGTACACAGGCGATCGTTCCAGGTTACCGAGTTTTTGTAGAGGGTGATAACAAGACCTGGGTGTTCCGTACCAATGCCACTGGCTCTCAAGTCGTTTATGACGAGGCAGCTACCCAGCAAATCGTCCGTCGGACAACTAGCTCAACTGCAACTAGCGGTTCTAGCCAGACCACAGGCTCCACTTCAGGCAGCACAGTGCGTCGGACTACGGAAACCGAAACTCGCCAAACCACCACAACCAGCCAATCTAGCAGTAGCCAAGTTAGATTTACTCAAGCGATCGCCACTTCTGTATACCAAGCAATCACAACTCGCAGCCAAGTCCAAGCTTCTCAACTGCGTGTAGTTTCTGTTCAACAAGAAACTTGGTCTGATAGCTGCTTAGGTGTCCCTGGTACTGCATCTACCTGTACCGCTGGTGATATCCCAGGTTTCCGAGTAGTTGTTGCTAGCACCGATGAAGTTTGGGTTTATCGTACCAATGCGACTGGCTCAGTAGTAGCGTTTGATGAAACTGCTACCCAAACCTTGATGGCCCGCATGACTAGCCAATCTACCACTAGTCAAAGCACTACCTCGACAGGTCAGCAAACCACGACCAGCAGCACCCAAGTTAACTTTACGGATGTTTCCCGTAGCTACTGGGCTTATGAGTTCATCTCTCGCTTAGCGCAACAAAATATTGTTGAGGGTTTCCCCGACAATACGTTCCGTCCTAGCGAAGCAGTGACCAAGGCTCAATTTGCCGCAGTGCTCCGCAAAGCCTTTAACCAGACCACCGTTCGAGAAGCGATCGATTTCCGCGATGTCTCCAGTGGCTACTGGGCTTACAGCGCAATTCGCGAAGCTTACACAATGGGTTTCTTTGGCGCTGATAGCGATCGCCTCTTCAACCCCACGGCTCGCTTGACTCGTTTGGATGTGTTAGTCGCTTTAGCCAGAGGCTTAAACTACACCTCGGTCACCAGCACCACCTCAGTCGATACGATTCTGCAAGGCTACAGTGATGCGGCAACCATTCCTGCTGATGTCCGGACGCTAATTGCAGCTCTGGCACAACGGGGAATCGTGGTGAACTATCCCAACACCAATCGTTTGGAACTCAGCCGCGTTGCCACCCGTGCAGAAGTCTGCTCTTTCTTGTACCAAGCTTTGGTGAGCACAGGTAGAGCGCAGAGCTTCTCTTCTCCCTATGTGATTCAGCAGACTGGGACTGTAGAAGCTGATGACGACAACGATGATGGCGATGACGATGGCGATGATGACGACCAAAGCACCGAACGCCGTCAAAACTGTAACCAAGGCATCGGAAACGGCGCTGAAGGTTGCGATCCAGGCAACTCTAGCCCCCGTGGTGGCAGCAATGACGAAGGTGGCCGCACTCCTGGTCAACCTCCTGCCCGCTAA
- a CDS encoding alpha/beta fold hydrolase yields MTQQLAKTSTFEKLTWTWRGYPIQYTVMGNGQPLVLIHGFGASIGHWRNNIPVLAAGGYRVFALDLLGFGGSAKPDIEYNLELWQALLKDFWQEQIQQPAVFVGNSIGGLLSLMVLANYPEIAAGSVLLNCAGGLNHRPDELVLPLRLVMATFTKLVSSPRFGPLLFNRIRQKHRIRNTLRQVYRNAEAVTDELVDLLYAPSCDEGAQQVFASILTAPPGPTPVELLPQVQCPLLVLWGERDPWTPIRGAEVYRKLSDREPGADVPPVRFVAIPDTGHCPHDERPEVVNALILDWLAETAL; encoded by the coding sequence ATGACCCAGCAGTTAGCAAAGACCAGTACTTTTGAGAAACTGACTTGGACTTGGCGCGGCTACCCTATCCAGTACACCGTGATGGGCAATGGACAACCCCTAGTGCTTATCCACGGTTTTGGAGCTTCCATTGGCCACTGGCGCAACAATATTCCAGTTTTGGCAGCGGGTGGCTACCGAGTGTTTGCCTTGGATCTACTGGGGTTTGGTGGCTCAGCCAAGCCAGATATTGAGTACAACTTAGAGCTTTGGCAAGCGCTGCTCAAAGACTTTTGGCAAGAGCAGATTCAGCAACCTGCCGTATTTGTCGGTAACTCCATTGGGGGTTTGCTGAGTTTAATGGTGCTCGCCAACTATCCAGAAATTGCTGCTGGAAGTGTGTTGCTCAACTGTGCGGGGGGACTAAACCATCGCCCAGATGAGTTGGTGCTACCTCTACGACTCGTGATGGCAACTTTCACCAAACTCGTCAGTTCGCCACGGTTTGGCCCTTTGTTGTTTAATCGCATTCGCCAAAAGCATCGAATTCGGAACACGCTGCGCCAGGTTTACCGTAATGCTGAAGCGGTCACAGATGAACTCGTAGACTTGCTCTATGCGCCATCCTGCGATGAAGGTGCTCAGCAAGTCTTTGCGTCTATCCTCACGGCCCCTCCTGGCCCGACACCAGTGGAATTGCTGCCCCAAGTTCAGTGTCCTTTGCTGGTCCTCTGGGGAGAGCGTGACCCTTGGACTCCGATCAGAGGAGCAGAAGTTTACCGGAAGCTGAGCGATCGGGAACCTGGGGCAGATGTGCCTCCGGTACGTTTTGTTGCCATTCCGGACACGGGCCACTGTCCTCATGATGAGCGACCAGAGGTGGTGAATGCCCTAATTCTGGATTGGCTTGCTGAAACGGCTTTGTAA
- a CDS encoding GNAT family N-acetyltransferase: protein MTVFETPRLLLRQFTLDDVDDLAEMYADPTVMTFLGGPRSYETTQQHIERIVQNYQDYGFGLWAVIHKGDRRLMGRCGLIPQTIEGQGEVEIGYLLAHAYWGQGLATEAATAIRDYGFSKVGCDRLISLIDPHNLASQQVALRVGLTYEKDVILSDKPIRVYAIYRPADS from the coding sequence ATGACGGTCTTTGAAACGCCACGCCTGCTTTTGCGGCAGTTCACCCTGGATGATGTGGATGACTTGGCAGAGATGTATGCCGACCCTACCGTCATGACTTTTTTGGGTGGGCCACGCTCTTATGAGACCACACAGCAGCATATTGAGCGCATCGTCCAAAACTATCAGGATTATGGTTTTGGGCTTTGGGCTGTGATCCATAAGGGCGATCGCCGATTGATGGGTCGTTGTGGGCTGATTCCTCAAACCATTGAGGGCCAAGGTGAAGTTGAGATTGGCTATTTACTTGCTCACGCTTATTGGGGCCAGGGATTGGCGACGGAAGCGGCAACGGCGATTCGGGATTATGGGTTTAGCAAGGTGGGGTGCGATCGCTTGATTTCTCTGATCGATCCTCACAATTTGGCTTCGCAGCAGGTGGCGTTGCGGGTGGGTCTAACGTATGAAAAAGATGTGATTTTATCGGACAAGCCGATTCGAGTTTATGCCATTTATCGGCCTGCTGACTCTTAG
- a CDS encoding SDR family oxidoreductase codes for MSGDGLQQEGKMASDRKIAVVTGANRGLGLETSRQLAKQGVYIILTSRDQAKGQAVVQQLQSEGLEVGYHPLDVTDAASVQQLAQFVRDQFGHLEILVNNAGIGLDFDNDSLFNLQIEILTQTLQTNLYGPILLSQALIPLMQVRGYGRVVNVSSGAGQLSDMNSGYSSYRMSKTALNALTRILANELQGSNILVNSVCPGWVRTDMGGPDAPRTPEQGADTIALLATLPDGGPTGGFFRDRQPIPW; via the coding sequence GTGAGTGGTGACGGGTTGCAACAGGAGGGAAAGATGGCTAGCGATCGCAAAATTGCCGTGGTGACGGGTGCAAACCGAGGATTGGGTTTAGAAACGTCGCGGCAATTAGCTAAGCAAGGCGTTTATATCATTCTCACGAGTCGTGATCAGGCGAAGGGGCAGGCTGTCGTTCAGCAGTTGCAGTCTGAGGGGTTGGAGGTTGGATATCATCCCTTAGATGTTACTGATGCGGCCAGTGTGCAACAACTCGCTCAGTTTGTTCGTGACCAATTTGGCCATCTAGAAATTCTGGTCAATAATGCTGGCATCGGCCTTGATTTTGACAATGACAGTCTCTTTAATCTTCAAATCGAGATACTGACACAAACCTTACAGACTAATCTTTATGGCCCGATTCTGCTCTCCCAGGCACTCATTCCGCTGATGCAAGTACGGGGATATGGCCGAGTGGTAAATGTCTCTTCTGGAGCGGGGCAATTGAGCGATATGAACAGCGGCTATTCCAGCTATCGGATGTCGAAAACGGCTCTCAATGCTTTAACTCGCATTCTGGCAAATGAGTTGCAAGGGAGCAATATCTTAGTGAACTCGGTGTGTCCCGGCTGGGTAAGAACAGATATGGGTGGCCCTGATGCCCCTCGTACGCCAGAGCAGGGAGCCGACACGATCGCCTTGTTAGCTACTCTACCGGATGGTGGCCCCACCGGAGGTTTCTTTCGCGATCGCCAACCCATTCCCTGGTAA
- a CDS encoding Npun_R2479 family HD domain-containing metalloprotein, which produces MFNATELLIENFLEQLRSAYQRTYGGWKSEYQEIIAWVGSMALENIANSDALYHNVEHTILVTLVGQEILRGKHIRDGGVSCDDWLHCMISLLCHDIGYIKGVCRRDRPGLYATGMGDTMISLPPGATDASLTPYHIDRGKLFIEERFGGHPLIDAEEIKRNIELTRFPVPNDSDHQDTINYPGLLRAADLIGQLSDVRYLQKINALFYEFEENGTNKHLGYHHPGDLRQGYPKFFWNVVYRYVENALTYLQLTQQGQQIIANLYANVFVVEHGPAVI; this is translated from the coding sequence ATGTTTAATGCCACAGAGCTTTTAATCGAAAACTTTTTAGAACAACTCAGAAGTGCCTACCAACGTACCTATGGCGGCTGGAAATCTGAATATCAGGAGATTATTGCCTGGGTAGGGAGCATGGCGCTAGAGAATATTGCCAACAGTGATGCGCTCTACCACAACGTGGAGCACACGATTCTCGTCACGTTGGTAGGGCAAGAAATCTTACGGGGTAAGCATATCCGGGATGGAGGGGTCTCCTGCGATGATTGGCTCCACTGCATGATTTCCCTGCTCTGCCACGATATCGGCTATATCAAAGGGGTTTGCCGTCGCGATCGCCCAGGTTTATACGCCACGGGTATGGGTGACACCATGATTTCTCTACCACCCGGAGCGACCGATGCCAGTCTCACACCTTACCACATCGATCGTGGCAAGCTATTTATTGAGGAGCGGTTTGGCGGACACCCACTAATTGACGCCGAGGAAATTAAGCGCAATATCGAACTTACCCGTTTCCCGGTGCCAAACGATAGCGACCATCAAGACACAATTAACTACCCCGGTTTGCTCAGAGCCGCAGACTTAATTGGTCAACTGAGTGATGTGCGCTATCTCCAGAAAATTAACGCGCTGTTTTACGAATTTGAAGAAAACGGCACCAATAAACACTTGGGTTATCACCATCCTGGTGACTTACGGCAAGGCTACCCAAAGTTCTTCTGGAATGTGGTTTACCGCTACGTAGAAAACGCCCTCACTTATCTGCAATTAACGCAACAAGGCCAACAAATTATCGCCAATCTTTACGCCAATGTTTTTGTGGTAGAACATGGCCCAGCGGTAATTTAA
- a CDS encoding DUF86 domain-containing protein, protein MLRDNESLIDIERAARRILRYINGVNRTELETNDEKVSAVLYQITIIGEATKRLSQEIRQHHPEIPWRDIAGMRDILVHEYDQVDLDVIWDVIQNKLPELLVLIEPLLPSPEN, encoded by the coding sequence ATGCTGCGAGATAATGAATCCTTAATTGATATTGAAAGAGCAGCAAGACGAATATTACGATACATCAACGGTGTTAATCGTACAGAATTAGAAACCAATGATGAGAAGGTATCTGCTGTTCTTTACCAAATTACAATTATTGGCGAAGCTACCAAGCGTTTGTCACAAGAAATTCGGCAACACCATCCCGAAATTCCTTGGCGAGATATCGCTGGAATGCGGGACATTCTTGTGCATGAGTACGATCAAGTAGACCTTGATGTTATCTGGGATGTAATTCAAAACAAGCTGCCAGAACTCTTGGTTCTGATCGAGCCTTTACTGCCCTCTCCAGAAAATTAA
- a CDS encoding nucleotidyltransferase family protein, translated as MRFKNIELPAEQIQEFCDRWHITEFALFGSILRDDFRPESDVDVLVTFAPNAKRGLSETLQMKDELQSIFDRKVDFIVKAAIERSENWLRRKNILESAQIIYAAR; from the coding sequence ATGAGGTTCAAAAATATTGAGTTACCAGCAGAGCAAATCCAAGAGTTCTGCGATCGCTGGCATATTACTGAATTTGCCTTATTTGGTTCAATCTTGCGTGATGACTTTCGCCCCGAAAGTGATGTTGATGTATTAGTGACTTTCGCTCCAAATGCAAAGCGGGGTTTGAGCGAAACTTTGCAAATGAAAGATGAACTTCAATCCATCTTTGATCGCAAAGTCGATTTCATTGTTAAAGCCGCAATTGAACGCAGTGAAAACTGGTTGAGACGCAAAAATATTTTAGAGTCAGCCCAAATTATCTATGCTGCGAGATAA
- a CDS encoding S8 family peptidase: MPPSPSEPGQYIHITFTREPKKQFDARKTRLGYGAKPPIREDHHQHAQEILQNIAQATQQVSQARKGYGIDPEQLFVLEFNSTNINLREAFERFGAWIVSEFKDKIADQDHYRLLVQFPTETSRQLLLDENCLYDVASAENTVLAPVMRQNFFSALESVRSVSREERIGVRLREEGFSDATSFYLDVDLWHPGDKDSVRKVLGDVRSMCATYDGQLTEEVRTSSLLLIKVYGSRPLAEALLELDWVARVDLPPKLSRAYSEMFGDVQPPDPLPIPLDDDPLVCVIDSGVVSGHPFLANWVVEERDFNTGENTPTDLNGHGTSVAGLVVYGDIANCLESNQWQPKVRICSAKVLCHDPTWGPVIPKQHRAEWLIEQAIRYYAQERRCQVFNLSIESQGETYRGGRQFPWAEKIDELARELDVVIVQIAGNCEPPIPNNVATREDFQKAVRDSLLTDESLRICNPGTAALALTVGALARSDALGDHAKPSGVRLKDAVPGAPAHAPAPFTRVGWGLSYGGNNTAVKPDIVAYGGNWAIQTIAGGSPKWKPFIFLGEPTIQKDTGGRFLTARDGTSFACPHVAHAAAIAASSLETTLGQRPSANLIRALVGSATYLPPCPPDWLGNEEEALRLTGYGMCSAADLTASKKNRVRLIAMDEVELDKLHIYRVAIPKVFLEAKGKRGITVALAYDPPIRASRKEYLANTMWVEALHGLTTEEVEVYRAKNASSDVDTLPSKYQLELRPTKTDAQWSTLQVRRLKKQTKLKMPTGETEPVVHFVVGCQQRFPTGFDYKQGYGLVVLFWHESEQIELYQELRIQDRVRVKAARVRV, translated from the coding sequence ATGCCTCCATCTCCGTCTGAACCTGGTCAATATATACACATCACTTTTACTCGTGAGCCAAAAAAGCAATTTGATGCGAGGAAAACTCGACTAGGCTATGGAGCTAAACCGCCTATCCGGGAGGATCACCATCAACATGCCCAAGAGATTTTACAAAATATTGCTCAAGCAACACAACAAGTATCACAAGCTCGAAAAGGTTATGGAATAGATCCTGAACAGCTTTTTGTTTTAGAATTCAACAGCACCAATATTAACCTTCGAGAAGCTTTCGAGCGTTTTGGTGCCTGGATCGTTAGTGAATTTAAGGACAAAATAGCGGATCAAGACCATTACCGATTGCTTGTTCAATTTCCAACTGAAACTTCGCGTCAGCTCTTACTAGATGAGAATTGTCTCTATGATGTAGCATCAGCCGAAAATACAGTTTTGGCTCCTGTGATGAGACAGAACTTCTTTTCTGCTTTAGAGTCAGTACGCTCGGTCTCGCGAGAGGAAAGGATCGGAGTACGTCTACGAGAGGAAGGCTTTTCTGACGCAACGTCTTTTTATCTTGATGTAGATCTTTGGCATCCTGGAGATAAAGATTCTGTTCGTAAGGTACTGGGCGATGTTCGCTCAATGTGTGCCACTTATGACGGGCAACTAACCGAAGAGGTACGCACCTCTAGTTTGTTGTTAATCAAAGTCTACGGCTCTCGACCGTTAGCAGAGGCTTTGTTGGAATTGGATTGGGTTGCACGTGTTGATCTTCCCCCCAAATTGTCACGTGCTTATTCTGAGATGTTTGGAGATGTGCAACCGCCTGATCCGCTACCAATCCCTTTGGATGATGACCCTCTTGTATGTGTTATTGACAGCGGTGTCGTCTCAGGACATCCGTTTCTAGCAAATTGGGTCGTTGAGGAACGAGACTTTAATACAGGAGAAAACACTCCAACTGATTTAAACGGACATGGAACTTCTGTTGCTGGTTTGGTTGTTTATGGTGATATTGCAAATTGTTTAGAAAGCAATCAGTGGCAACCTAAAGTTAGGATCTGTAGTGCCAAAGTACTTTGCCATGATCCTACCTGGGGGCCTGTTATTCCAAAACAGCATCGTGCCGAATGGTTAATCGAGCAAGCTATTCGTTACTATGCTCAAGAACGACGATGCCAAGTGTTTAATCTATCAATCGAAAGTCAGGGAGAAACTTACCGAGGCGGGCGACAATTTCCTTGGGCAGAAAAAATTGATGAGTTAGCTAGAGAACTTGATGTTGTAATTGTTCAGATCGCTGGGAACTGCGAACCCCCGATACCAAATAATGTTGCAACAAGGGAAGATTTTCAAAAGGCTGTGCGAGACAGCTTATTGACGGATGAGAGTCTCAGGATTTGCAATCCTGGTACAGCAGCCCTTGCTCTCACGGTTGGTGCTTTGGCTAGATCCGATGCACTTGGAGATCATGCAAAACCTTCAGGTGTTCGATTGAAAGATGCTGTTCCAGGTGCTCCAGCTCATGCTCCTGCACCCTTTACAAGGGTAGGATGGGGTCTTTCTTATGGTGGTAATAACACAGCAGTTAAGCCTGATATTGTTGCGTATGGAGGAAACTGGGCAATTCAAACTATTGCAGGCGGAAGCCCCAAGTGGAAACCTTTCATCTTTTTAGGAGAACCAACCATCCAAAAAGATACTGGGGGTCGGTTCCTTACTGCTAGAGATGGTACTTCTTTCGCTTGCCCTCATGTTGCTCATGCTGCTGCCATTGCTGCATCTAGCCTAGAAACAACCCTTGGACAAAGACCGTCTGCCAATCTAATTCGCGCTTTAGTAGGTAGTGCAACTTACTTACCTCCATGCCCTCCAGATTGGTTAGGTAATGAGGAAGAAGCACTTCGTCTCACTGGCTATGGAATGTGCTCTGCTGCTGATTTAACAGCATCTAAGAAGAATCGGGTTCGTTTGATAGCAATGGATGAAGTTGAATTGGATAAGCTTCATATTTATCGAGTCGCAATTCCAAAAGTTTTTCTTGAAGCAAAAGGAAAAAGAGGTATTACAGTTGCGCTCGCTTATGATCCCCCAATTCGCGCCAGTAGAAAAGAGTATCTTGCAAACACAATGTGGGTTGAAGCACTACACGGATTAACCACTGAGGAAGTTGAAGTTTATCGAGCAAAAAACGCTTCCTCTGATGTTGATACGCTTCCATCTAAATATCAACTGGAATTGCGTCCTACAAAGACAGATGCTCAATGGTCAACCTTACAGGTCAGAAGGCTGAAAAAACAGACTAAATTGAAAATGCCTACAGGTGAAACAGAGCCAGTAGTTCACTTCGTTGTGGGCTGTCAGCAAAGATTTCCTACAGGCTTTGACTACAAACAAGGGTATGGCTTGGTCGTTCTTTTTTGGCATGAATCAGAACAGATAGAGCTATACCAGGAGTTACGAATACAAGACCGAGTTCGTGTGAAAGCAGCTCGTGTTCGTGTTTAA
- a CDS encoding AAA family ATPase: MARADLLKKLIRSYQKRDDGAFHEAAEAIIAEERKKHHIVLANELEQMLKNGNGHLEHKPIQSLTQLGSIPKDIEKGAALLETKWTNRFLEDLILSQEIRNALERLMREFREWEVLEANGLLPTRRVLFCGPSGCGKTAAAEAIAAELGLPLLYVRFDAVVSSLLGETAANLRRVFDYAQRGQWVMFFDEFDAIGRSRDDPTEHSEIKRVVNSYLQIVDNFSGRSLVIAATNFEQALDPAAWRRFDDVIRFEKPTDEHLQKLVSKRLVPLRFSASQVAEMVKELSGSTYADAERVCLDIRKSCVIQGTRQAKEEDIAEALSRHAYRQAILEKASGNPMPTIDQD, encoded by the coding sequence ATGGCAAGGGCAGACCTTTTAAAGAAGCTTATACGAAGCTACCAGAAGCGCGATGATGGAGCTTTTCATGAAGCTGCTGAGGCAATTATTGCAGAAGAACGTAAAAAGCATCACATTGTTTTAGCTAACGAGCTAGAGCAAATGTTAAAAAACGGGAATGGCCATTTAGAACACAAACCAATACAAAGCCTCACACAGCTTGGAAGCATTCCAAAAGATATTGAAAAGGGAGCTGCCCTGCTTGAAACCAAGTGGACTAATCGTTTTCTAGAAGACTTGATCTTAAGCCAAGAAATTCGGAACGCACTTGAAAGACTAATGCGTGAATTTCGAGAATGGGAGGTTTTAGAGGCTAATGGGTTGTTGCCGACACGCCGTGTTTTGTTTTGTGGTCCATCTGGGTGTGGTAAGACAGCAGCAGCGGAGGCTATAGCAGCAGAACTAGGACTACCTCTACTGTATGTTCGTTTTGATGCGGTCGTTTCTTCATTGCTGGGTGAAACTGCTGCAAATCTTCGAAGAGTTTTTGATTATGCTCAACGTGGACAGTGGGTGATGTTCTTTGATGAGTTTGATGCAATTGGTCGGTCTCGGGATGATCCTACAGAGCATAGTGAGATCAAACGAGTTGTTAATTCATATTTACAAATAGTTGATAACTTTAGTGGCAGATCGCTAGTTATTGCAGCAACAAACTTTGAACAAGCACTTGATCCAGCAGCTTGGAGAAGATTTGATGATGTCATCCGTTTCGAGAAGCCGACAGATGAGCATCTCCAAAAGCTCGTTAGTAAGCGGCTAGTTCCCTTGAGATTCAGTGCTTCCCAAGTTGCTGAGATGGTTAAAGAGTTATCTGGATCTACCTATGCAGATGCAGAACGAGTATGCCTCGATATTCGTAAGTCATGTGTCATACAGGGTACTCGGCAAGCAAAAGAAGAAGACATTGCGGAAGCCCTTTCACGACATGCTTATCGTCAGGCTATCTTGGAAAAAGCTTCTGGCAACCCCATGCCAACGATTGATCAAGATTAG
- the aroF gene encoding 3-deoxy-7-phosphoheptulonate synthase: MLNAKLASKAHANHKSVIQLSDHVTVGGKDLLIVGGPCTVENLAQMEAVASRLLTAPIQALRGGVYKPRTSPYAFQGMGLEGLEILATVRQRYHLPVVTEVMAISQIEEIAAHADMLQIGSRNMQNYDLLKALGQAGKPILLKRGLSATIEEFVLAAEYILAHGNPDVVLCERGIRSFDTYTRNVLDLGAVAALRQITHLPIIVDPSHAAGKRELVADLARAAIACGADGLIIECHPEPEQSVSDARQALSLEEMAELVASLKPIATAVGRGIAEMNTRPLVPVLAGMVGVK, translated from the coding sequence ATGTTAAACGCCAAACTCGCTAGCAAAGCCCACGCCAACCACAAAAGCGTGATTCAACTGTCTGATCACGTGACCGTTGGGGGTAAAGATCTGCTGATTGTCGGTGGCCCTTGCACTGTAGAAAACTTAGCCCAAATGGAAGCTGTGGCTAGCCGCTTACTCACAGCCCCGATCCAAGCTCTGCGAGGTGGGGTTTACAAGCCTCGTACCTCTCCTTACGCTTTTCAAGGCATGGGTTTGGAAGGCTTGGAGATTTTAGCTACGGTGCGGCAGCGCTACCACTTGCCCGTGGTGACGGAAGTGATGGCGATTTCTCAGATTGAAGAAATTGCGGCGCATGCAGATATGTTGCAGATTGGTAGCCGCAACATGCAGAACTATGACTTGCTCAAAGCCCTAGGTCAGGCAGGAAAACCGATTTTGCTGAAGCGGGGTCTCTCCGCCACGATTGAGGAATTTGTTTTGGCAGCGGAATACATCTTGGCTCACGGCAATCCGGATGTGGTGTTGTGTGAGCGGGGAATTCGCAGCTTCGATACTTACACTCGCAACGTCCTCGACTTGGGTGCGGTTGCTGCCCTCAGGCAAATTACCCATTTGCCGATTATTGTTGATCCGAGCCATGCTGCTGGGAAGCGCGAACTAGTGGCAGATTTAGCGAGAGCCGCGATCGCCTGTGGTGCTGATGGTCTGATCATTGAGTGTCATCCAGAACCAGAGCAATCTGTCTCAGATGCTCGCCAAGCTCTCTCTTTAGAAGAGATGGCGGAACTAGTCGCTAGCTTGAAGCCGATCGCGACTGCGGTGGGGCGAGGCATTGCAGAAATGAATACCCGTCCTCTAGTTCCAGTTTTGGCGGGAATGGTGGGCGTCAAGTAA